In Capsicum annuum cultivar UCD-10X-F1 chromosome 8, UCD10Xv1.1, whole genome shotgun sequence, the genomic window TTACTTTGGGCTTAATTTATGGTATGCGTTGCATTACCTACTTTGAAAATGtgcataaaagaaactctacttagTAGACTCTTACCATGGGCTTAATTATATGGTATCATTTACCTCTTTGAAAATAGAACTTTGCCTTTAAAATGAATTTATATCCAAGTCAAATTTTTGATTAAAGATTTTGAGTGGATGTCAAACTTGTagtaataaaacaaaaataatgctCTCTAGTAAAGCTTTATTTTGGGCTTAATTCTGTGGCATTACTTGCTTGTTCCCTAAACCATTCACCCATTAATCCTAGCAAAGTACTCATCTATGCTATAGGACCTTCTTTAGAAGTTTTAGCTAAGCTCTTCAATGGATTTTAACTTATTAGCATTCTGAAATACCTAGTGTTGGTCCACACATGCCTTATATTGCACGTTGATCTATATAAATATATCGAACAAATTAATGttaatttatgtgtttttttgACATGAAACCtgtttaattattataagcaATCTTATCAGATCTATCGGAAGCAACCTCGTACAGTACTCTATCCTCTCATACCCTACTTGTGCAATCACACTGGGTATGTGACGGTTGTGTTGTTATAAGCAGCCTTACTTCAAAAGTTGTTACTATAATCAAACATGTATGGGCATGAACCCTTGTTGATTGATTGCGCAGTTTCACTTCGTCAATGGGTTTAATTCAGTGGAGTAACACTATATATGTTTTGAGTTTTGTTGTAGAATAAGATGGTTTTTGTCAATGgctttaattttcatttttgacaaGTGATATGACCTATCCATACAATTAACTCTTTGTATCAACTCTGAATGTGCAAAATAGTTCGTGATGTTAATGTATAACCTAAATCATGTCTATTCGTTTGTGTTCTTGTTAATTACCTGAAAAATTAGAGTGATAATATTCTAAATCTATTTAAATTGCTAGATTAGCATTAAGACCTTCATTGTCGGTATACTCATATCCCTCGTCAATTCCCTTCTATGTTCTTATGTTGCCCAAAAAATAGTGATAACAAACCTATAACCAGTCAATTTTCCTCAATCATGTAGAAGAATCTTCACTACAATTCACTATAGTGCATATAACTTAAATCATTTCGTCAGTTCCTTTTTTATAATCTTATGAATCTTAACTAATATCCCTATACATTGACATTATAGGTTCTGAATTCTAGTCTTGTACTACATTAGATAAAATTATGATTCATACATATCTTATATATACTGTAAGAATAGCTACAGAGAAGGTGGGAGGGGAGGGGGGATTGTTGTACTTGTACatagagcaaaataaagaaaacattttatgaatttttatagtAAAGGGCAATACTATTAAATATGTCCATGAAAAGTATGCATGCATGAAAGAGACTTAAGAGAGAAATAGAAATGAATAGAGAGTAAAACAAAGAGTGCAGATATTCtgtcttttctctctctctctctctctctctctctctctctctggcTTTCCAGTACTAGTAGACTACACCTCCCCTCCTCccatcaaaaaaaagaaaagccaAGCCAGCCACTCCTCTTACTGCAATCCACCAGCTAaccattcttctcttttttttttttaaatgacataaaaggaaataatacttcttgaatatgaataaatatttagtGCTACCCACCACATGACATTACAAAGAAGAGATAAAGGGGTGTGGTTAATTAATTGATTTAATGAGGACTGCCAATAGCTTCCACAAAAACTCTGCTCATTGATGATGATGCCAATTTCATTTGCTCTTCTTGAACTCTGCTTTTCTTGAACATAGGCAAATATGAAGAAGAATCCAAATCCCATGAGTCATTTGAGCTTTCTGAACTGCAAATTGGATCAATTACATCACTTGGGCTACTTGGATTTTCATCATATTTGCGCTTGTGTGACATAACTGGCTTAGAAGACACTTCCGAAATGAGTTCAAAGCAATTGTTCACTTTCTCCTGTGTACAAAATTGTACTAGTAAATACTCATGTGTATAGCATTTAATGGCTGTTTTTATCACCATGTGAGGTGTAAaaaacaacaataagaacaaaaAACAGTATGAAGGAAATGGCACCTTGCTAATTTTGAGAACCTCAAGAAGCTGATTTTGGTACTCAATAGCATTGCAAGGCTCAACTTGATGAATAACGTGAAGCATAATTGCAGTGGCCAATACAGAAGGCATATAACGTACGAATCTACAATCTGTATTATtagacaaaaacatcaaaaagggGTCTCTTAtgttccattttttttcttcttgttatcATCGAAAAATCTAATCTTTGGTCAAAAAAGATTTACCTGCCATGACAGATAGAAGAAGACTTTCACATCTTCTCAGAAATTCCCAGTGAACATCGTTCTTTAGCCCAAGCCTTCTTATTATATGATCAAGAAATGACAGTGGGGTCACTGGATTCATCCTCCATTTCAATGAAGACAGCACTAGAAGCTCCATTCTCTGTATGGTCTTTGCCTCAAACACATATTTTGCATCTTCCACCTAACAATCAATCGTCACATTTTGTAAATCAAGAAAGTCcaaagaactttttttttttttttttttaataaatcaacCAAAGAAATTTGTAAATCAAGAAATCAGAAAGGAAGAAAGAAGGGTACCTGGAAATCAAGAAGAAGGGGAACATGAGTTTCTTCAACTTTAGCAGCTAAAGAAAGACAAGTAACAGCAGCAAGCTGAATCATCCAAGGCTTATCATTCTGATACTGGAGGCTAGAAAGAAACCTGTCAAGGTAATTAACAGCTAAAACAGCAGTCAGAGCAGAGAAGCCATAATGAGCATTCACTTTCATTATCCATCCCACAACATCAACACGAGCTGAACAAAGTAAAGGGTCATTCTCAAAACTCTCAAAGCAACACTGAGTTCCCATTTCTTTAGTAAAAAGTGAAAGAAGCTCTTCATCTTCCCAAAACAAATCTTGTTCCAATAAAAGCAAAGGCAATAAAGAATCAGATTTTGGATTAACAATAACCCCTccctcttcatcatcatcatctaacAAATCACCCCatctttcttcttgttcttcacaGTAAAGTGCATCTAAAAGAAAAGATTGTGATAGTTCTTGATGCTCATTGTGCTCTATTGCCATTTTTTCCACCTAAAATCCCTGTCCTTTGCTCATGTTCTTATCGCTATGTTCATTTTGATGTTgttatctttatcttttatttgtcTGATTGTGTGAGAGAGGGAAGAAGGGGGAAAAAGCTAATAGTACTAAGACACAGAGAGAGAGGACTCGGTTCtcaaaaacagaaagaaaaaagagagagagataaagagaagggggagggggaggggggggagggagaaaaagaaagagattttaTCAGAGTGGATGTCACGCTTGTCCTTTTTTTAATACT contains:
- the LOC107840237 gene encoding cyclin-D3-1 gives rise to the protein MAIEHNEHQELSQSFLLDALYCEEQEERWGDLLDDDDEEGGVIVNPKSDSLLPLLLLEQDLFWEDEELLSLFTKEMGTQCCFESFENDPLLCSARVDVVGWIMKVNAHYGFSALTAVLAVNYLDRFLSSLQYQNDKPWMIQLAAVTCLSLAAKVEETHVPLLLDFQVEDAKYVFEAKTIQRMELLVLSSLKWRMNPVTPLSFLDHIIRRLGLKNDVHWEFLRRCESLLLSVMADCRFVRYMPSVLATAIMLHVIHQVEPCNAIEYQNQLLEVLKISKEKVNNCFELISEVSSKPVMSHKRKYDENPSSPSDVIDPICSSESSNDSWDLDSSSYLPMFKKSRVQEEQMKLASSSMSRVFVEAIGSPH